A stretch of the Psychroserpens sp. Hel_I_66 genome encodes the following:
- a CDS encoding pseudouridine synthase produces the protein MSRQQGTNGKGKSSGRGSSKPTNKKSSRGRDDAKGKSFARGNAPIKKKVTTPVAPKPTKPSNPDEIRLNKYIANSGVCSRRDADMHISVGSVTVNGKVINEMGYKVKLDDDVRFDGARINPEKKTYVLLNKPKGFATTTSESKGKTVMDLVANATTARIKPIGRLGRGSTGLLLFTNDDIIEKKFTNSKNGVSRLFEIELDKNLKYEDFLKIKEGIKPMGKLVAVEEISYIDGAPKTQIGLKIKNTGNSILHTIFDYLNYEIVRVDCVQIGHLTKKDLPRGHWKHLTTQEVNTLQML, from the coding sequence ATGAGCAGACAGCAAGGAACGAACGGAAAAGGGAAATCTTCAGGAAGAGGAAGCAGTAAGCCAACCAATAAAAAATCAAGCAGAGGACGCGATGATGCCAAAGGTAAAAGTTTTGCTCGTGGCAATGCACCTATAAAGAAAAAGGTGACAACACCAGTAGCGCCAAAACCAACAAAACCATCTAATCCAGACGAGATTAGATTAAACAAATACATAGCCAACTCTGGTGTTTGCTCACGTAGAGATGCAGATATGCACATTTCCGTAGGTAGTGTAACGGTAAATGGTAAAGTAATTAATGAAATGGGTTACAAAGTAAAACTTGATGATGATGTTCGTTTTGATGGTGCTCGTATTAATCCAGAAAAGAAAACTTACGTATTGCTTAACAAACCAAAGGGATTTGCAACCACTACAAGTGAAAGTAAGGGAAAAACCGTGATGGATCTTGTTGCAAATGCTACAACAGCACGTATAAAACCAATAGGAAGGTTAGGAAGAGGTTCTACAGGCTTATTGTTGTTTACAAACGACGATATTATTGAAAAAAAATTCACTAATTCTAAAAATGGAGTATCCCGATTATTTGAAATTGAATTAGATAAGAACTTGAAATATGAAGATTTTTTAAAGATTAAGGAAGGGATAAAACCAATGGGTAAATTGGTTGCTGTTGAAGAGATAAGCTACATTGACGGAGCTCCAAAAACTCAAATTGGACTTAAGATTAAAAACACAGGAAATTCCATTTTACATACCATCTTTGACTATCTTAACTATGAAATTGTTCGTGTAGACTGTGTTCAAATAGGTCACTTGACCAAAAAGGACTTACCTCGTGGGCATTGGAAGCATTTAACAACTCAAGAGGTTAACACATTACAAATGTTGTAA
- a CDS encoding carboxypeptidase-like regulatory domain-containing protein, with the protein MALTHYYLRNKVITYTFDLNKTPIIMKTQTIRKITQFLSILMITALFSSPLQAQDNNTSTKTAADQEFSVKGKVSDEKGVLPGVNIMLKGAKVGAVTDENGEFTFPKLLSAGDILVFSSLGYEKQQIKIDANTTYINLMMSDDLIEIMGAPNAEKPYKSKRSK; encoded by the coding sequence ATGGCGTTAACTCATTATTACTTGAGAAACAAAGTGATTACCTATACTTTTGATTTAAACAAAACACCTATAATCATGAAAACACAAACTATTAGAAAAATCACTCAGTTTTTAAGTATACTGATGATTACCGCATTATTTTCTAGCCCATTACAGGCACAGGACAATAACACTTCAACCAAAACTGCAGCAGATCAAGAATTTAGCGTCAAAGGAAAAGTAAGTGATGAAAAAGGAGTGCTTCCCGGTGTGAACATTATGCTTAAAGGCGCTAAAGTTGGAGCTGTAACAGACGAAAATGGAGAATTTACATTTCCGAAGTTATTAAGCGCTGGAGACATATTGGTATTTAGCTCTTTAGGTTATGAGAAGCAACAAATAAAAATTGATGCAAATACAACCTATATTAATTTAATGATGTCTGATGATCTTATTGAAATAATGGGAGCGCCAAATGCTGAAAAACCATACAAATCCAAACGTTCTAAATAA
- a CDS encoding geranylgeranylglycerol-phosphate geranylgeranyltransferase, whose amino-acid sequence MLKFFSMFSVVRGYNILIIVIAQYLTSVYILAHDKPLKQVIFDVNLFMLVLASAATIAGGYIINNFYDSEKDQINRPFKSKLDRLVSQNTKLSFYFVLNFSAVIMASYVSFNAVIFFSIYIFGIWFYSHKLKKLPFIGNLTSAILTITPFFAIFLYYQNFEHVIFVHAVFLFLMISMRELTKDLENMKGDLLLNYKTIPIVYGEKASKIMLTVLISITIILVYLLLNYFDVGYMYLFFYLSVFLLFIFLALLWKSKTKTHYLILHNILKFIIVAGVFCIVLINVDIVLNRI is encoded by the coding sequence ATGCTGAAATTTTTCAGTATGTTTTCTGTTGTTCGTGGTTATAACATTCTCATTATTGTTATTGCACAATATTTGACTTCTGTTTACATACTGGCTCACGACAAACCACTCAAACAAGTGATTTTTGATGTGAATTTGTTCATGTTGGTTTTGGCATCTGCAGCAACAATTGCAGGAGGATATATTATCAATAATTTTTATGATTCTGAAAAAGATCAAATCAATAGACCGTTCAAATCAAAATTAGATCGACTCGTAAGTCAGAATACAAAACTCTCATTTTATTTTGTACTCAATTTTTCCGCAGTGATAATGGCGAGCTATGTATCATTTAATGCAGTGATTTTTTTCTCTATTTATATATTTGGGATCTGGTTTTACTCGCATAAATTAAAAAAACTCCCATTTATTGGTAATCTAACATCTGCGATATTAACCATTACTCCTTTTTTTGCGATTTTCCTGTATTATCAAAATTTCGAGCATGTCATTTTTGTGCACGCTGTTTTTCTGTTTTTGATGATTTCTATGCGAGAACTAACAAAAGATCTAGAAAATATGAAAGGGGATTTGTTGCTCAATTACAAAACAATACCAATAGTTTATGGGGAAAAAGCATCAAAAATAATGCTCACCGTCTTAATTTCAATAACTATTATACTCGTATACCTATTACTTAATTATTTTGATGTTGGTTATATGTATTTGTTTTTTTACCTCTCTGTATTTTTATTATTTATTTTTCTAGCTTTACTTTGGAAATCTAAAACCAAAACCCACTACTTGATATTACATAATATTTTGAAATTTATTATAGTAGCAGGCGTTTTTTGTATCGTACTTATTAATGTTGACATTGTTTTAAACCGAATTTAA
- a CDS encoding cellulose synthase family protein, whose amino-acid sequence MILETIIIVVYTIAILLIFMYALAQLNLLFNYLSSKKADKTCDTFDFANESEVPLVTIQLPVFNEMYVMERLLDNIALLEYPKHKLEIQVLDDSTDETVETTRLHIEQLKTTGLDIKHITRTDRSGFKAGALKEGLKVAKGEYIAIFDADFLPKKNWLKRTIPYFKDEKIGVVQTRWGHINRNYSILTKIQAFALDAHFTLEQVGRNSKGHFINFNGTAGVWRKECILDAGNWEGDTLTEDLDLSYRAQLKNWKFKYLEDVETPAELPVVISAARSQQFRWNKGGAENFRKMFVRVVKSDNISTKTKIHGLLHLLNSTMFLNVFIVAVLSIPMLYIKNEYAHLRFYFYFMSFFVMSTIIFFVCYWFMYKQIYGSGFKKFFGYIGMFFTFFSIAMGFSLHNSIAVLEGHAGKRSDFVRTPKFNISSLKDSWKGNKYLRKKVSPHVILEGILTLYFAFGLYSAFVVGDQGGDFGLFPFHLMLFLGFGYVFLKSLTSKI is encoded by the coding sequence ATGATACTTGAAACGATTATAATCGTTGTTTACACCATTGCCATTTTGCTCATCTTCATGTATGCATTGGCACAACTCAATTTACTTTTCAATTATTTATCTTCAAAAAAAGCAGATAAAACCTGCGACACTTTTGATTTTGCAAATGAGAGCGAGGTACCATTAGTTACCATACAGCTTCCTGTTTTTAACGAAATGTATGTGATGGAGCGCTTACTTGATAATATTGCGCTACTAGAATACCCAAAACATAAACTCGAAATTCAAGTGTTGGATGACTCTACAGATGAGACCGTTGAGACTACACGATTACATATTGAACAATTAAAAACTACTGGGCTCGACATCAAACACATCACGAGAACAGACCGTAGCGGTTTTAAAGCTGGTGCGTTGAAAGAAGGATTAAAAGTAGCAAAGGGTGAATATATTGCGATTTTTGATGCTGATTTCCTTCCGAAGAAAAACTGGTTAAAACGTACGATTCCTTATTTTAAGGATGAAAAAATTGGTGTTGTGCAAACCCGTTGGGGACATATTAATAGAAATTACTCCATACTCACAAAAATCCAAGCGTTTGCACTTGATGCGCATTTTACTTTAGAGCAAGTTGGTCGTAACAGTAAAGGTCATTTCATAAATTTTAACGGTACTGCTGGTGTTTGGAGAAAAGAATGTATTCTAGATGCAGGAAACTGGGAAGGTGACACGCTTACGGAAGATTTGGATCTAAGCTACAGGGCACAACTTAAAAACTGGAAATTCAAATATTTGGAAGACGTAGAAACGCCTGCTGAGCTTCCCGTGGTTATTAGTGCTGCCCGTTCACAACAGTTTCGTTGGAATAAAGGAGGAGCAGAAAATTTTAGAAAAATGTTTGTTCGTGTTGTCAAATCTGATAATATATCTACCAAGACAAAAATTCATGGGTTGCTGCATTTACTTAACAGCACTATGTTTTTAAACGTCTTCATTGTTGCGGTTTTAAGTATTCCAATGCTTTACATCAAAAATGAATATGCACATTTGAGGTTTTACTTTTATTTTATGAGTTTCTTTGTGATGAGTACTATCATTTTCTTTGTTTGCTATTGGTTTATGTATAAGCAAATTTATGGGAGTGGCTTTAAAAAATTCTTTGGTTATATTGGCATGTTCTTTACGTTTTTCTCAATAGCTATGGGTTTTTCGCTACATAACTCAATTGCAGTTTTAGAAGGTCATGCTGGTAAAAGAAGTGATTTTGTTCGTACTCCAAAATTTAATATTAGCAGCTTAAAAGATTCTTGGAAAGGCAATAAATACTTAAGAAAAAAAGTATCACCTCACGTTATTTTAGAAGGGATACTTACACTCTATTTTGCTTTTGGCCTGTATAGCGCATTTGTAGTTGGAGATCAAGGTGGTGATTTTGGATTATTCCCTTTTCATCTCATGCTTTTTCTAGGCTTTGGCTACGTGTTCTTAAAATCTCTAACCTCTAAGATTTGA
- the speB gene encoding agmatinase, with product MDNKTYAGIEEQYAKLDNSKIVLIPVPYDGTSTWQKGSDKGPDAFLNASENMELYDIETETEVYKQGVFLADAITENASPESMVDEVHKITKKYIKRNKFVTTFGGEHSISIGSIRAFNECFDDLTVLQIDAHADLRKEYQGSKCNHACAVYEASQTTNLIQVGIRSMDVMETTVMDQEKTYFAHEMAVDDAWMDSAIDQMTDNVYITFDLDAFDPSIMPSTGTPEPGGLLWYETIEFLRQVFEEKNVVGFDIVELCPNPKEKSSDFLAAKLYYKMLTYKFLNQEVGDDYENNFNESKGSPNKISKFNDDDDKE from the coding sequence ATGGATAATAAAACTTACGCAGGAATCGAAGAGCAATATGCTAAACTAGACAATTCTAAAATTGTCTTAATTCCAGTACCTTATGATGGTACAAGTACATGGCAAAAAGGATCAGATAAAGGTCCAGACGCATTTTTGAATGCTTCGGAAAACATGGAACTTTATGATATCGAAACCGAAACCGAAGTATATAAACAAGGTGTTTTTTTAGCAGACGCGATTACAGAAAATGCATCACCAGAAAGTATGGTAGATGAAGTTCATAAAATCACAAAAAAATATATCAAACGTAATAAGTTTGTAACGACTTTTGGTGGTGAACATTCAATTTCTATAGGTAGTATAAGAGCATTTAACGAGTGTTTCGATGACCTTACAGTTTTACAAATTGATGCGCACGCAGACTTGCGTAAAGAATATCAAGGCAGTAAATGCAATCACGCCTGTGCAGTATATGAAGCAAGTCAGACTACAAATTTAATCCAAGTTGGAATTCGTAGTATGGATGTTATGGAAACAACCGTAATGGATCAAGAAAAAACATACTTTGCTCACGAAATGGCAGTAGATGATGCTTGGATGGATTCTGCAATTGATCAAATGACAGATAATGTATATATTACTTTTGATCTAGATGCTTTTGATCCTTCAATTATGCCATCAACAGGAACTCCAGAGCCAGGAGGTTTGCTTTGGTACGAAACGATTGAGTTTTTACGCCAGGTTTTTGAAGAGAAAAATGTGGTTGGTTTTGACATAGTTGAACTTTGTCCAAATCCTAAAGAAAAATCTTCCGACTTTCTAGCTGCTAAGTTATACTATAAAATGTTAACCTATAAGTTTTTAAACCAAGAAGTGGGAGACGATTACGAGAATAATTTTAATGAATCAAAAGGAAGTCCGAACAAGATTTCAAAATTTAACGACGACGATGACAAAGAATAA
- a CDS encoding transglutaminase domain-containing protein → MRYLLLFMFAFSSHAQIADFDHINFSKADQIALSCKNEGLDNLPKLTYALTYGLDTDVEKFRAIYMWVCHNIANDYTLYLKNKRKRHKYKTDSTKLKAWNERLKKNVFKKLLKQEKTICTGYAYILKELSKLADLNCEIVHGYGKTSMTGLDVSDSPNHSWNSIKLNGKWYLCDPTWAAGIPDPETNIFKFDYNDGYFLSDPSLFIMNHFPEEKKWILIDHENHTFEEFLSAPILYGKAFTNLTAHDAPKKMHQSLQQNETVTFEYQLQKTIDKESISFLIDNGFSNKKTTPNFVNIKNKSLTLEHQFKYNGFYDVHLYIDDDLISTYTFKVKN, encoded by the coding sequence ATGAGATATCTACTGCTCTTCATGTTTGCATTTTCGTCTCATGCTCAAATAGCTGATTTTGATCATATCAATTTTTCGAAAGCAGATCAAATAGCATTGTCTTGCAAAAATGAAGGGCTTGATAATTTACCAAAACTAACTTACGCGCTCACGTACGGTTTAGATACAGATGTGGAAAAGTTTAGAGCAATATATATGTGGGTTTGTCATAATATTGCCAATGACTATACGCTTTATTTGAAAAATAAGCGAAAGCGACACAAGTACAAAACAGATAGTACTAAACTGAAAGCTTGGAATGAGCGTTTGAAAAAGAATGTTTTTAAAAAGCTTTTGAAACAAGAAAAAACGATCTGTACGGGATACGCTTATATTTTAAAGGAACTTTCAAAATTAGCAGATTTAAACTGTGAAATTGTACACGGTTACGGTAAAACCAGTATGACAGGTTTAGATGTTTCAGACTCACCAAACCACTCTTGGAATTCGATAAAACTAAATGGAAAATGGTATCTCTGCGACCCAACTTGGGCTGCTGGAATTCCCGATCCCGAAACCAATATTTTTAAATTTGATTATAATGATGGTTACTTTTTAAGTGATCCTAGTTTGTTTATTATGAACCACTTCCCAGAGGAAAAAAAATGGATTCTTATAGATCATGAAAACCATACGTTTGAAGAGTTTCTATCTGCTCCCATTTTGTACGGTAAGGCGTTTACTAATTTAACTGCTCACGATGCGCCAAAAAAAATGCATCAATCTTTACAGCAAAATGAAACCGTCACATTTGAATACCAACTCCAAAAAACCATAGATAAAGAAAGCATTAGTTTTTTAATTGATAACGGATTTAGCAATAAGAAAACAACACCCAACTTTGTTAACATTAAAAACAAATCCCTTACTCTAGAACACCAATTTAAGTATAATGGGTTTTATGATGTGCACCTTTATATTGATGACGATTTGATTTCTACGTATACATTTAAAGTGAAAAATTAA
- a CDS encoding carbon-nitrogen hydrolase family protein, translating into MEEQKIENIELQYLTVDDYEELKSATLESYGGVLNSYWKKQHIQQLTTIFPKGQVVIKIDGNIAGCALSLVVDYGKIEDNHTYADIVEGDKFKNHDPNGDVLYGIDVFIKPEYRGLRLGRRLYDYRKELCEELNLKGIVFGGRMPNYHKFQSEFTPKEYIEKVKRKEIHDPVLNFQISNDFHPLRIIKGYLQGDTASNEYAVLMEWDNIYYTKKSRKASTVKTIVRLGLIQWQMRTYNSLEELMQQVEYFVDSVAAYRSDFALFPEFFNAPLMAKFNHMHEPDAIRELAKYTKVIVEKMQQLSISYNINIITGSMPELIEDKLFNVGYLCRRDGSLERYEKIHVTPDEAKVWGMQRGHKLQTFETDAGKIGILICYDSEFPELSRLLSDEGMDILFIPFLTDTQNGYSRVRLCAQARAIENECYVAIAGSVGNLPNVNNMDIQYAQSAVFTPCDFSFPSNGIKAEATTNTEMILVADVDISLLRELHSFGAVKNLKDRRKDVYDVIRVKE; encoded by the coding sequence ATGGAAGAACAAAAAATTGAAAATATAGAATTACAATACCTAACAGTTGATGATTATGAGGAATTAAAATCAGCAACCTTAGAATCTTATGGAGGTGTATTAAATTCCTATTGGAAAAAGCAGCATATCCAACAATTAACGACCATATTCCCTAAAGGTCAGGTCGTTATAAAAATTGATGGTAACATTGCAGGTTGTGCGTTATCTTTGGTCGTAGACTACGGGAAAATTGAAGACAACCACACATATGCAGATATTGTTGAAGGTGATAAATTTAAAAATCACGATCCAAATGGAGATGTTCTCTACGGAATTGATGTATTCATCAAACCAGAATATAGAGGTTTACGATTAGGACGACGTTTGTACGATTACCGCAAAGAACTCTGTGAAGAGCTCAATCTTAAAGGAATAGTCTTTGGCGGAAGAATGCCAAATTACCATAAATTTCAAAGTGAATTTACACCTAAAGAGTACATTGAAAAAGTAAAGCGTAAGGAAATCCATGATCCAGTTTTAAATTTTCAAATTTCTAATGATTTTCATCCTTTACGTATAATCAAGGGATACTTACAAGGTGATACCGCATCTAATGAGTATGCGGTTTTAATGGAATGGGATAATATCTATTACACTAAAAAAAGTAGAAAAGCGAGCACGGTTAAAACTATCGTAAGATTAGGTTTGATCCAATGGCAAATGAGAACCTATAATAGCTTGGAAGAGCTTATGCAGCAAGTAGAATACTTTGTTGACAGCGTTGCAGCTTATAGATCTGACTTTGCACTGTTTCCTGAGTTTTTTAATGCTCCGTTAATGGCGAAGTTCAATCATATGCATGAGCCAGATGCCATTAGGGAATTAGCGAAATACACCAAAGTAATTGTTGAGAAAATGCAGCAATTATCCATCTCCTACAATATCAATATTATTACTGGTAGTATGCCAGAATTAATTGAGGATAAATTATTTAATGTAGGTTATTTATGTCGTAGAGATGGGAGTTTAGAACGTTATGAGAAAATCCATGTCACACCAGATGAAGCAAAGGTTTGGGGAATGCAAAGAGGACATAAGTTACAAACTTTTGAAACCGATGCAGGTAAAATAGGTATATTGATATGTTATGATTCTGAATTTCCTGAACTTTCCAGATTATTATCTGATGAAGGTATGGACATACTTTTCATACCATTTTTAACAGATACGCAAAACGGGTATTCACGTGTACGTTTGTGCGCACAAGCGCGTGCTATAGAAAACGAATGTTATGTAGCTATTGCTGGTAGTGTTGGTAATTTGCCAAATGTGAATAATATGGATATTCAATATGCACAGTCGGCTGTTTTCACACCATGTGATTTCTCTTTTCCAAGTAATGGAATAAAAGCAGAAGCAACAACAAATACAGAAATGATTTTAGTCGCAGATGTCGATATTAGTCTTTTAAGAGAGCTTCATTCTTTTGGAGCAGTTAAAAATTTAAAGGATAGAAGAAAAGATGTTTATGACGTTATACGAGTAAAAGAATAA
- a CDS encoding arginine decarboxylase — protein MNTKYIDLVDQTFDFPQEEFKLENRTLEFHDINLMGLVEEYGVPLKFTYLPQISNNINRAKKWFADAIEKNNYKGKYNYCYCTKSSHFKHVLDEALKNDIHIETSSAFDIDIVEKLKAEGKITNDTFVISNGFKRAQYVTNIARLINSGHKNAIPIIDNYEEIDLLSEEIEGKFNVGIRIASEEEPKFEFYTSRLGIGYKNIVPFYKSQIQKNKKVKLKMLHFFINTGIRDNAYYWNELNKCLKVYTSLKKICPSLDSLNIGGGFPIKNSLAYDFDYEYMVDEIVNQIKTVCENEDVAVPNIFTEFGSFTVGESGGAIYEVLYQKQQNDREKWNMINSSFITTLPDTWAINKRFIMLPINRWYDSYERVLLGGLTCDSDDYYNSEQHMNAIYLPKYNKDKPLYIGFFNTGAYQETIGGFGGLQHCLIPSPKHILINKDDEGNITTKLFSEQQKSEDLLKILGYNG, from the coding sequence ATGAACACAAAATATATTGATTTGGTAGATCAAACCTTTGATTTTCCACAAGAAGAATTCAAACTTGAAAATAGAACATTGGAGTTTCACGACATCAACCTTATGGGATTGGTAGAAGAATATGGAGTTCCTTTAAAGTTCACCTACTTACCGCAGATATCAAATAATATCAATCGTGCAAAGAAATGGTTTGCAGATGCGATTGAAAAAAACAATTACAAGGGTAAGTACAATTACTGTTACTGTACAAAGAGCTCACATTTTAAGCACGTTTTAGACGAGGCTTTAAAAAATGATATCCATATAGAAACATCTTCAGCTTTTGATATTGATATTGTGGAGAAGTTAAAAGCAGAAGGCAAAATAACAAACGATACATTTGTTATTAGCAATGGTTTTAAGCGCGCACAGTACGTTACCAATATTGCGAGATTGATCAATAGCGGTCATAAAAACGCAATACCAATTATTGATAATTATGAGGAGATCGATTTGCTTTCCGAAGAAATAGAAGGAAAATTCAATGTTGGTATTAGAATAGCTTCGGAAGAAGAGCCAAAATTTGAGTTCTATACCTCGCGACTTGGCATTGGTTACAAGAATATTGTACCATTTTATAAAAGCCAAATTCAGAAAAATAAAAAAGTAAAGCTCAAAATGCTGCACTTTTTTATAAATACCGGTATAAGGGACAACGCCTACTATTGGAACGAACTCAATAAGTGTTTAAAGGTATACACGAGTTTAAAAAAGATTTGTCCTAGTTTGGATAGTCTTAATATTGGTGGAGGATTTCCTATTAAAAATTCTTTAGCTTACGATTTCGATTACGAATATATGGTTGACGAAATCGTCAATCAAATTAAGACCGTTTGCGAAAATGAAGATGTCGCTGTACCAAACATTTTTACCGAATTTGGAAGTTTTACAGTAGGTGAAAGCGGTGGAGCAATTTATGAGGTATTGTACCAAAAACAACAAAACGATCGTGAAAAATGGAATATGATCAATTCATCTTTCATCACAACGTTACCAGATACTTGGGCTATAAACAAACGTTTTATAATGTTGCCAATAAACCGTTGGTATGATAGTTATGAGCGTGTACTCTTAGGAGGGCTAACTTGTGATAGTGATGATTATTACAATAGCGAACAGCATATGAACGCTATTTATCTACCAAAATACAATAAGGATAAACCTTTATATATTGGTTTTTTTAACACAGGTGCTTATCAAGAAACAATTGGAGGATTTGGAGGCTTACAGCATTGCCTGATCCCGTCACCAAAACATATATTAATAAACAAGGATGATGAAGGAAACATCACCACAAAGCTATTTAGTGAACAACAAAAAAGTGAAGACTTACTTAAAATTTTAGGTTATAATGGATAA
- a CDS encoding deoxyhypusine synthase family protein produces MTKNKGEISKFIEKYYLHFNAAALVDAAKGYEDQLNSGAKMLVSLAGAMSTAELGKIFAEMIRQDKVHIVSCTGANLEEDIMNLVAHSHYKRVPNYRDLTPQEEWDLLEKGLNRVTDTCIPEEEAFRRIQEHIFKIWKDAEAKGERYLPHEYMYKLLLSGVLEEHYEIDLKDSWMYAAAEKNLPIVCPGWEDSTMGNIFASYVLKGELKASTMKSGIEYMTFLADWYTDNSEKGIGFFQIGGGIAGDFPICVVPMLYQDMERTDTPFWSYFCQISDSTTSYGSYSGAVPNEKITWGKLDINTPKFIIESDATIVAPLIFAYLLDM; encoded by the coding sequence ATGACAAAGAATAAAGGAGAGATTTCAAAATTTATAGAAAAGTATTATTTACACTTTAATGCAGCAGCTTTGGTTGATGCAGCCAAAGGGTATGAAGATCAATTAAATTCTGGGGCAAAAATGCTAGTGTCACTTGCGGGCGCTATGAGTACTGCGGAATTAGGAAAGATCTTTGCAGAAATGATTCGTCAAGATAAAGTTCATATTGTCTCTTGTACAGGGGCGAACCTTGAGGAGGATATCATGAATTTAGTTGCGCATTCACATTATAAGCGCGTACCAAATTATCGTGATTTGACACCTCAAGAAGAGTGGGATTTGCTGGAGAAAGGATTAAACCGTGTAACAGATACATGTATTCCTGAGGAAGAAGCTTTCCGAAGAATTCAAGAACACATCTTCAAAATATGGAAGGATGCCGAAGCTAAAGGCGAACGTTATTTACCACACGAGTATATGTACAAATTATTGCTTTCTGGAGTTTTGGAAGAGCATTATGAAATAGATTTAAAAGATTCTTGGATGTATGCTGCTGCAGAGAAAAACCTGCCAATAGTTTGTCCAGGTTGGGAAGATAGCACAATGGGTAATATCTTTGCAAGCTATGTTCTTAAGGGAGAATTGAAAGCTAGCACAATGAAATCTGGTATTGAATACATGACTTTCTTAGCAGATTGGTACACAGATAATTCTGAGAAAGGTATCGGTTTCTTCCAAATTGGAGGAGGTATCGCTGGTGATTTTCCTATTTGTGTAGTGCCAATGCTATATCAAGATATGGAGCGAACAGACACACCATTTTGGAGTTATTTTTGCCAAATCAGTGATTCTACAACAAGTTATGGATCCTATTCTGGAGCAGTACCAAATGAAAAAATTACTTGGGGAAAACTCGATATCAATACCCCAAAATTTATTATTGAAAGTGATGCAACAATCGTTGCTCCTTTAATTTTTGCTTACCTATTAGACATGTAA